A stretch of the Perca fluviatilis chromosome 17, GENO_Pfluv_1.0, whole genome shotgun sequence genome encodes the following:
- the c17h18orf25 gene encoding uncharacterized protein C18orf25 homolog isoform X3, which yields MDLWALGSTSMKMADSDKAEEFVDAECPPECLDEAQSATSSVQGEQDEHLKTETTTSTSSPPKEADSPLNTEGEQSLLSMPCLMKELRRDSPESQHASTGSDKPVSCHVYESDSSNPCMLSPSSSGHLADSDTLSSGEEGAAPPMGKDGEGTMEAANDPGQAAGRQSSATAIGGRKSRRSRSESEMPPNAMAAKKNRCQPTLVAAGGQEKQTNGKLAKVKGHRSQKHKERIRLLRQKREAAARKKYNLLQDSSTSDSELTCDSSTSSSEDEDDDTSGGSKTIKTDISGHVEAELSHKESSLYNKGQINIASSDSEVEIVGVQEKARFTHPCGGVIKSLSTWKDNSVEQLNSTIQPQLWTQPNWVSPPEVVDLTLDEDAGHKYLL from the exons ATGGACCTTTGGGCTCTGGGCTCAACTAGCATGAAGATGGCTGACTCAGACAAGGCAGAAGAATTTGTCGATGCTGAGTGCCCCCCAGAGTGCCTTGATGAAGCACAATCAGCCACAAGCTCTGTCCAGGGAGAGCAGGATGAGCATCTGAAAACGGAGACCACCACCAGTACCAGCTCACCACCAAAGGAGGCAGACAGCCCTTTGAATACAGAGGGTGAGCAGAGTCTCCTCTCCATGCCATGCCTGATGAAGGAGCTCCGCCGAGACTCCCCAGAGTCCCAGCATGCCTCTACAGGAAGTGACAAGCCAGTATCCTGTCATGTCTATGAGAGTGACTCCTCAAACCCCTGCATGCTCTCCCCCTCATCTAGTGGCCACCTTGCTGACTCAGACACACTCTCCTCAGGGGAAGAAGGTGCTGCTCCTCCTATGGGAAAAGATGGAGAGGGCACCATGGAAGCTGCAAATGATCCTGGGCAGGCAGCAGGAAGGCAATCATCTGCTACGGCTATAGGGGGGAGGAAGTCTCGGCGGTCACGTTCAGAAAGCGAGATGCCGCCTAATGCAATGGCTGCAAAGAAAAACCGCTGCCAGCCCACCTTGGTAGCAGCAGGAGGGCAGGAAAAACAAACCAATGGCAAGCTGGCAAAAGTGAAAGGTCACCGGAGCCAGAAACACAAGGAGCGAATACGTTTGCTGAGGCAAAAACGGGAGGCAGCAGCACGGAAGAAGTATAACCTGCTGCAGGACAGCAGTACGAGTGACAGCGAGCTCACGTGTGACTCCAGCACCAGCTCCTCTGAGGACGAGGATGATGACACCTCAGGAGGTAGCAAGACAATCAAGACAGATATTTCAG GCCACGTGGAGGCAGAGCTGTCGCACAAGGAAAGTTCTCTATACAACAAGGGCCAGATTAACATCGCTTCCTCTGACAGTGAGGTGGAAATAGTCGGAGTGCAAGAGAAAGCACG ATTCACCCACCCATGCGGAGGGGTGATAAAGAGTCTGTCCACCTGGAAGGACAACTCAGTGGAGCAGTTAAACAGCACAATTCAACCACAGCTCTGGACTCAGCCCAACTGGGTGTCCCCTCCTGAAGTGGTGGACCTCACACTGGACGAGGACGCCGGACACAAATACCTACTTTAA
- the c17h18orf25 gene encoding uncharacterized protein C18orf25 homolog isoform X1: MDLWALGSTSMKMADSDKAEEFVDAECPPECLDEAQSATSSVQGEQDEHLKTETTTSTSSPPKEADSPLNTEGEQSLLSMPCLMKELRRDSPESQHASTGSDKPVSCHVYESDSSNPCMLSPSSSGHLADSDTLSSGEEGAAPPMGKDGEGTMEAANDPGQAAGRQSSATAIGGRKSRRSRSESEMPPNAMAAKKNRCQPTLVAAGGQEKQTNGKLAKVKGHRSQKHKERIRLLRQKREAAARKKYNLLQDSSTSDSELTCDSSTSSSEDEDDDTSGGSKTIKTDISDGLPVVGHYDISDTDSNQESMSVETVRPTVIKHELKTHRGQDMAAHSGCIKALCSISGHVEAELSHKESSLYNKGQINIASSDSEVEIVGVQEKARFTHPCGGVIKSLSTWKDNSVEQLNSTIQPQLWTQPNWVSPPEVVDLTLDEDAGHKYLL; this comes from the exons ATGGACCTTTGGGCTCTGGGCTCAACTAGCATGAAGATGGCTGACTCAGACAAGGCAGAAGAATTTGTCGATGCTGAGTGCCCCCCAGAGTGCCTTGATGAAGCACAATCAGCCACAAGCTCTGTCCAGGGAGAGCAGGATGAGCATCTGAAAACGGAGACCACCACCAGTACCAGCTCACCACCAAAGGAGGCAGACAGCCCTTTGAATACAGAGGGTGAGCAGAGTCTCCTCTCCATGCCATGCCTGATGAAGGAGCTCCGCCGAGACTCCCCAGAGTCCCAGCATGCCTCTACAGGAAGTGACAAGCCAGTATCCTGTCATGTCTATGAGAGTGACTCCTCAAACCCCTGCATGCTCTCCCCCTCATCTAGTGGCCACCTTGCTGACTCAGACACACTCTCCTCAGGGGAAGAAGGTGCTGCTCCTCCTATGGGAAAAGATGGAGAGGGCACCATGGAAGCTGCAAATGATCCTGGGCAGGCAGCAGGAAGGCAATCATCTGCTACGGCTATAGGGGGGAGGAAGTCTCGGCGGTCACGTTCAGAAAGCGAGATGCCGCCTAATGCAATGGCTGCAAAGAAAAACCGCTGCCAGCCCACCTTGGTAGCAGCAGGAGGGCAGGAAAAACAAACCAATGGCAAGCTGGCAAAAGTGAAAGGTCACCGGAGCCAGAAACACAAGGAGCGAATACGTTTGCTGAGGCAAAAACGGGAGGCAGCAGCACGGAAGAAGTATAACCTGCTGCAGGACAGCAGTACGAGTGACAGCGAGCTCACGTGTGACTCCAGCACCAGCTCCTCTGAGGACGAGGATGATGACACCTCAGGAGGTAGCAAGACAATCAAGACAGATATTTCAG ACGGGCTTCCAGTAGTGGGTCACTATGATATTTCAGACACTGATTCTAACCAGGAGAGTATGAGTGTGGAGACAGTCCGGCCCACGGTGATAAAGCATGAgctaaaaacacacagaggcCAGGATATGGCAGCTCACTCTGGGTGTATAAAAGCTCTGTGCTCTATCTCAG GCCACGTGGAGGCAGAGCTGTCGCACAAGGAAAGTTCTCTATACAACAAGGGCCAGATTAACATCGCTTCCTCTGACAGTGAGGTGGAAATAGTCGGAGTGCAAGAGAAAGCACG ATTCACCCACCCATGCGGAGGGGTGATAAAGAGTCTGTCCACCTGGAAGGACAACTCAGTGGAGCAGTTAAACAGCACAATTCAACCACAGCTCTGGACTCAGCCCAACTGGGTGTCCCCTCCTGAAGTGGTGGACCTCACACTGGACGAGGACGCCGGACACAAATACCTACTTTAA
- the c17h18orf25 gene encoding uncharacterized protein C18orf25 homolog isoform X2: MDLWALGSTSMKMADSDKAEEFVDAECPPECLDEAQSATSSVQGEQDEHLKTETTTSTSSPPKEADSPLNTEGEQSLLSMPCLMKELRRDSPESQHASTGSDKPVSCHVYESDSSNPCMLSPSSSGHLADSDTLSSGEEGAAPPMGKDGEGTMEAANDPGQAAGRQSSATAIGGRKSRRSRSESEMPPNAMAAKKNRCQPTLVAAGGQEKQTNGKLAKVKGHRSQKHKERIRLLRQKREAAARKKYNLLQDSSTSDSELTCDSSTSSSEDEDDDTSGGSKTIKTDISAGFRRASERSRVGAQIHGLLDTSSWDRNGIGSVLEEAMTRFAVMQRQTEERFRIWMEKLAHLDSDNDSSKRSSDAVDGQQHPPHGGHPSPPSSFLPSSESSETMAAYMLARENNSLTSTPNNNNTLPEVVTQNGNLGVPDPGLLNV; the protein is encoded by the exons ATGGACCTTTGGGCTCTGGGCTCAACTAGCATGAAGATGGCTGACTCAGACAAGGCAGAAGAATTTGTCGATGCTGAGTGCCCCCCAGAGTGCCTTGATGAAGCACAATCAGCCACAAGCTCTGTCCAGGGAGAGCAGGATGAGCATCTGAAAACGGAGACCACCACCAGTACCAGCTCACCACCAAAGGAGGCAGACAGCCCTTTGAATACAGAGGGTGAGCAGAGTCTCCTCTCCATGCCATGCCTGATGAAGGAGCTCCGCCGAGACTCCCCAGAGTCCCAGCATGCCTCTACAGGAAGTGACAAGCCAGTATCCTGTCATGTCTATGAGAGTGACTCCTCAAACCCCTGCATGCTCTCCCCCTCATCTAGTGGCCACCTTGCTGACTCAGACACACTCTCCTCAGGGGAAGAAGGTGCTGCTCCTCCTATGGGAAAAGATGGAGAGGGCACCATGGAAGCTGCAAATGATCCTGGGCAGGCAGCAGGAAGGCAATCATCTGCTACGGCTATAGGGGGGAGGAAGTCTCGGCGGTCACGTTCAGAAAGCGAGATGCCGCCTAATGCAATGGCTGCAAAGAAAAACCGCTGCCAGCCCACCTTGGTAGCAGCAGGAGGGCAGGAAAAACAAACCAATGGCAAGCTGGCAAAAGTGAAAGGTCACCGGAGCCAGAAACACAAGGAGCGAATACGTTTGCTGAGGCAAAAACGGGAGGCAGCAGCACGGAAGAAGTATAACCTGCTGCAGGACAGCAGTACGAGTGACAGCGAGCTCACGTGTGACTCCAGCACCAGCTCCTCTGAGGACGAGGATGATGACACCTCAGGAGGTAGCAAGACAATCAAGACAGATATTTCAG CTGGCTTCAGACGTGCATCGGAGAGATCCAGAGTGGGCGCCCAGATTCATGGGCTGCTGGACACCAGTTCGTGGGACAGGAACGGCATCGGCAGTGTACTGGAGGAGGCCATGACGCGATTTGCTGTGATGCAGCGCCAGACTGAGGAGCGCTTCCGCATCTGGATGGAAAAGCTTGCACACCTCGACTCGGACAACGATTCGTCCAAGCGCTCAAGTGATGCCGTAGACGGGCAGCAGCATCCACCCCATGGGGGACACCCGTCCCCACCCAGTTCCTTTTTGCCATCGTCAGAGTCTTCAGAGACTATGGCTGCCTACATGTTGGCACGAGAGAACAACAGTCTCACTTCCACccctaacaacaacaacaccctACCTGAAGTGGTAACTCAGAATGGAAATCTAGGTGTTCCAGATCCTGGTCTCTTGAATGTTTAG
- the rnf165a gene encoding E3 ubiquitin-protein ligase RNF165 isoform X1: protein MVLVHVGYLVLPVFGSVRNRGAHFTRHQHSHATSCRHFHLGAPQVPISAEFPLGHASQPPQTGLATHLPPAHHPPLTALPAPPQFQDVPGPPFLPQALHQQYLIQQQLLEAQHRRILPHSRRTQERIPLNPHRLRSGYEYSPALHVPQPMTQQQQQRYLAEGTDWDLSVDAGLPHHQYQLQQLPQHYQHYLASPRMHHFPRNTSSAQVVVHEIRNYPYPQLHLLALQSLNPSRHATAVRESYEELLQLEDRLGSVSRGAVQTTIERFTFPHKYKKRKPLQLKIGEEEETDVDEKCTICLSMLEDGEDVRRLPCMHLFHQGCVDQWLATSRKCPICRVDIETQLNPDS from the exons ATGGTGTTAGTACATGTTGGATATCTGGTTCTCCCCGTCTTCGGCTCAGTTAGAAATAGAG GAGCACACTTCACCAGGCATCAACACAGCCATGCTACCTCCTGCCGACACTTTCACCTGGGCGCTCCCCAGGTGCCCATCTCAGCAGAGTTCCCTCTAGGACACGCCAGCCAGCCACCTCAGACAGGCCTGGCCACCCACCTGCCCCCGGCACACCACCCACCCCTCACTGCCCTGCCTGCACCCCCTCAGTTCCAGGATGTGCCGGGGCCTCCATTCCTACCTCAGGCCTTACACCAGCAATACCTCAtccagcagcagcttcttgaaGCGCAGCACCGCAGGATTCTCCCACACTCAAG AAGAACCCAGGAGCGTATTCCCCTGAACCCTCACCGACTGCGCTCAGGCTATGAGTACTCCCCTGCCCTCCATGTTCCCCAGCCAatgacacagcagcagcagcagcggtacCTGGCCGAAGGCACAGACTG gGATCTCAGTGTTGATGCCGGCCTCCCTCACCACCAGTACCAGCTCCAGCAGCTTCCGCAGCACTATCAGCATTACCTGGCCTCCCCTCGAATGCACCACTTCCCCAGGAACACATCCTCTGCACAAGTG GTTGTGCATGAAATCAGAAACTACCCATACCCCCAGCTCCACCTGTTGGCACTGCAAAGTCTGAATCCTTCAAGGCACGCCACCGCTGTGCGAGAAAGTTATGAG GAGCTGTTGCAGTTGGAAGACCGGCTGGGGAGTGTCAGCAGAGGAGCTGTTCAGACAACCATAGAGAGATTCACCTTTCCACACAAATACAAGAAG AGAAAGCCCCTGCAGCTGAAGattggggaggaggaggaaacagaTGTGGATGAGAAGTGTACCATCTGTTTGTCCATGCTGGAGGACGGAGAGGACGTCAG GAGATTGCCCTGCATGCACCTCTTCCACCAGGGCTGTGTAGACCAATGGCTGGCCACCAGCAGGAAGTGTCCGATCTGTCGAGTTGACATCGAAACACAGCTGAACCCTGACAGCTGA
- the rnf165a gene encoding E3 ubiquitin-protein ligase RNF165 isoform X2: MVLVHVGYLVLPVFGSVRNRGAHFTRHQHSHATSCRHFHLGAPQVPISAEFPLGHASQPPQTGLATHLPPAHHPPLTALPAPPQFQDVPGPPFLPQALHQQYLIQQQLLEAQHRRILPHSRRTQERIPLNPHRLRSGYEYSPALHVPQPMTQQQQQRYLAEGTDWDLSVDAGLPHHQYQLQQLPQHYQHYLASPRMHHFPRNTSSAQVVVHEIRNYPYPQLHLLALQSLNPSRHATAVRESYELLQLEDRLGSVSRGAVQTTIERFTFPHKYKKRKPLQLKIGEEEETDVDEKCTICLSMLEDGEDVRRLPCMHLFHQGCVDQWLATSRKCPICRVDIETQLNPDS; this comes from the exons ATGGTGTTAGTACATGTTGGATATCTGGTTCTCCCCGTCTTCGGCTCAGTTAGAAATAGAG GAGCACACTTCACCAGGCATCAACACAGCCATGCTACCTCCTGCCGACACTTTCACCTGGGCGCTCCCCAGGTGCCCATCTCAGCAGAGTTCCCTCTAGGACACGCCAGCCAGCCACCTCAGACAGGCCTGGCCACCCACCTGCCCCCGGCACACCACCCACCCCTCACTGCCCTGCCTGCACCCCCTCAGTTCCAGGATGTGCCGGGGCCTCCATTCCTACCTCAGGCCTTACACCAGCAATACCTCAtccagcagcagcttcttgaaGCGCAGCACCGCAGGATTCTCCCACACTCAAG AAGAACCCAGGAGCGTATTCCCCTGAACCCTCACCGACTGCGCTCAGGCTATGAGTACTCCCCTGCCCTCCATGTTCCCCAGCCAatgacacagcagcagcagcagcggtacCTGGCCGAAGGCACAGACTG gGATCTCAGTGTTGATGCCGGCCTCCCTCACCACCAGTACCAGCTCCAGCAGCTTCCGCAGCACTATCAGCATTACCTGGCCTCCCCTCGAATGCACCACTTCCCCAGGAACACATCCTCTGCACAAGTG GTTGTGCATGAAATCAGAAACTACCCATACCCCCAGCTCCACCTGTTGGCACTGCAAAGTCTGAATCCTTCAAGGCACGCCACCGCTGTGCGAGAAAGTTATGAG CTGTTGCAGTTGGAAGACCGGCTGGGGAGTGTCAGCAGAGGAGCTGTTCAGACAACCATAGAGAGATTCACCTTTCCACACAAATACAAGAAG AGAAAGCCCCTGCAGCTGAAGattggggaggaggaggaaacagaTGTGGATGAGAAGTGTACCATCTGTTTGTCCATGCTGGAGGACGGAGAGGACGTCAG GAGATTGCCCTGCATGCACCTCTTCCACCAGGGCTGTGTAGACCAATGGCTGGCCACCAGCAGGAAGTGTCCGATCTGTCGAGTTGACATCGAAACACAGCTGAACCCTGACAGCTGA
- the rnf165a gene encoding E3 ubiquitin-protein ligase RNF165 isoform X3 yields the protein MDQIFCLGAHFTRHQHSHATSCRHFHLGAPQVPISAEFPLGHASQPPQTGLATHLPPAHHPPLTALPAPPQFQDVPGPPFLPQALHQQYLIQQQLLEAQHRRILPHSRRTQERIPLNPHRLRSGYEYSPALHVPQPMTQQQQQRYLAEGTDWDLSVDAGLPHHQYQLQQLPQHYQHYLASPRMHHFPRNTSSAQVVVHEIRNYPYPQLHLLALQSLNPSRHATAVRESYEELLQLEDRLGSVSRGAVQTTIERFTFPHKYKKRKPLQLKIGEEEETDVDEKCTICLSMLEDGEDVRRLPCMHLFHQGCVDQWLATSRKCPICRVDIETQLNPDS from the exons ATGGATCAAATCTTCTGTTTGG GAGCACACTTCACCAGGCATCAACACAGCCATGCTACCTCCTGCCGACACTTTCACCTGGGCGCTCCCCAGGTGCCCATCTCAGCAGAGTTCCCTCTAGGACACGCCAGCCAGCCACCTCAGACAGGCCTGGCCACCCACCTGCCCCCGGCACACCACCCACCCCTCACTGCCCTGCCTGCACCCCCTCAGTTCCAGGATGTGCCGGGGCCTCCATTCCTACCTCAGGCCTTACACCAGCAATACCTCAtccagcagcagcttcttgaaGCGCAGCACCGCAGGATTCTCCCACACTCAAG AAGAACCCAGGAGCGTATTCCCCTGAACCCTCACCGACTGCGCTCAGGCTATGAGTACTCCCCTGCCCTCCATGTTCCCCAGCCAatgacacagcagcagcagcagcggtacCTGGCCGAAGGCACAGACTG gGATCTCAGTGTTGATGCCGGCCTCCCTCACCACCAGTACCAGCTCCAGCAGCTTCCGCAGCACTATCAGCATTACCTGGCCTCCCCTCGAATGCACCACTTCCCCAGGAACACATCCTCTGCACAAGTG GTTGTGCATGAAATCAGAAACTACCCATACCCCCAGCTCCACCTGTTGGCACTGCAAAGTCTGAATCCTTCAAGGCACGCCACCGCTGTGCGAGAAAGTTATGAG GAGCTGTTGCAGTTGGAAGACCGGCTGGGGAGTGTCAGCAGAGGAGCTGTTCAGACAACCATAGAGAGATTCACCTTTCCACACAAATACAAGAAG AGAAAGCCCCTGCAGCTGAAGattggggaggaggaggaaacagaTGTGGATGAGAAGTGTACCATCTGTTTGTCCATGCTGGAGGACGGAGAGGACGTCAG GAGATTGCCCTGCATGCACCTCTTCCACCAGGGCTGTGTAGACCAATGGCTGGCCACCAGCAGGAAGTGTCCGATCTGTCGAGTTGACATCGAAACACAGCTGAACCCTGACAGCTGA
- the LOC120546042 gene encoding lipoxygenase homology domain-containing protein 1-like isoform X3, translating to MPWRGYEGVRESLNNKKKNSAPTVKSVDSNMNKKSKKKKEEEEIQLPIIPYHITICTGLERDASTTSRAYVIIIGGNHTQTERLWLDLPDERKGFEAGSLESFQSHGSDVGEIKKVELGHDGATPESCWLVDELSVAVPTKGVKYIFACKCWLAKDRGDGLTARVFNVLDAEAISISQQIIYEVTVVTGDVQNAGTDTLIFMSVFGANGSTEEMLLQKNEDRFERGQEDTFNMEIDDIAPLKKMRLRIDGSGSRPDWFLEKVIMRNLTTEEVSLFTYEEWLSRTRGPKRTMICEMAAVVNEEMMVEPTTYIVQVKTSDNAGAGTDANVWIIIFGENGDTGTLALKECNKSNKFERKQVDTFRFLDILSMGELSKVRVWHDNSGPAPGWHLDYIDVKDEIMDKTFRFPCDRWLAKNDDDGQIMRELACANNDYLDLNEKTKYEICITTGDPETKENAWIVLEGRKGRSKEFVMENSSKKKRFLRGNVDRFEFSSKNLGDIAGICLGHTPKDGKKVKGEVNWHVQEVAVTERELGNKYIFSCNALVPLSPKRDEFLTFECTKAIESFASKARSLVPVKYEIIVITGDEKGAGTDANVFITIYGSNGDSGSRQLRQKFRNLFERGRTDRFLLEMLDMGELQKVRVEHDNSGLSPGWLLDRVEVTNTANGVTTIFLCGKWLDTKRADGQIARVFYPKY from the exons GGTTATGAAGGAGTCAGAGAGAGCCTaaacaataaaaagaagaaCTCAGCCCCAACAGTAAAGAGTGTCGACAGTAACATGAACAAAAAGAGcaaaaagaagaaggaggaagaagaaattCAGCTCCCGA TCATACCATACCACATCACCATCTGTACTGGACTGGAGCGGGATGCGAGCACCACCAGCAGGGCTTATGTGATCATTATCGGGGGCAATCACACCCAGACAGAGAGGCTGTGGCTGGACCTGCCGGACGAGAGGAAGGGCTTTGAGGCCGGCTCTCTGGAGAGCTTTCAGTCCCACGGTTCAGATGTGGGGGAGATCAAAAAGGTTGAG CTCGGTCATGATGGGGCCACTCCGGAGAGCTGCTGGCTGGTTGATGAGCTGTCTGTTGCTGTGCCAACCAAAGGGGTCAAATATATCTTTGCTTGCAAGTGCTGGCTGGCCAAAGATCGGGGAGATGGTTTGACTGCTAGAGTATTCAACGTGCTGGATGCAGAGGCCATTTCTATCTCCCAACAG ATTATTTACGAGGTGACTGTAGTAACGGGAGACGTGCAGAACGCAGGAACAGACACCCTGATCTTCATGTCTGTGTTTGGAGCCAATGGCAGCACAGAGGAGATGCTGCTGCAGAAGAATGAGGACAG GTTTGAGCGCGGTCAGGAGGATACTTTCAACATGGAGATTGATGACATTGCTCCACTGAAGAAAATGAGGCTTCGCATTGATGGCTCCGGGAGCCGACCTGACTGGTTTCTGGAAAAG GTGATCATGCGTAACCTGACCACAGAGGAGGTGTCTTTGTTCACATATGAGGAGTGGCTTTCCAGGACCCGTGGACCCAAGAGAACCATGATCTGCGAGATGGCTGCTGTGGTGAACGAGGAGATGATGGTGGAGCCCACCACCTATATAGTCCAGGTCAAGACCAGTGATAATGCAG GGGCAGGCACTGATGCCAACGTGTGGATCATAATTTTCGGAGAGAATGGAGACACAGGGACGCTGGCATTAAAAGAGTGCAACAAGTCCAACAAGTTTGAGCGCAAGCAGGTGGACACATTTCGCTTCTTGGATATCCTCAGCATGGGAGAGCTCTCCAAAGTGCGAGTCTGGCACGACAACTCAG GTCCTGCTCCAGGATGGCACTTGGATTATATCGATGTGAAGGATGAGATCATGGACAAAACATTTCGTTTCCCCTGTGACCGCTGGCTTGCCAAGAAtgacgatgatggacagatcaTGAGAGAACTGGCATGCGCCAACAACGACTACTTGGACCTCAACGAGAAGACAA AGTACGAAATCTGCATCACAACTGGAGATCCTGAAACCAAAGAAAATGCCTGGATTGTACTTGAGGGGAGGAAGGGCCGATCCAAAGAATTTGTAATGGAGAACtcctcaaagaagaagaggttCTTGCG GGGCAATGTTGACAGGTTTGAGTTTTCGTCCAAGAACCTGGGGGACATCGCTGGTATCTGCCTGGGCCACACACCCAAGGATGGAAAGAAAGTAAAGGGGGAGGTTAACTGGCATGTGCAGGAAGTCGCCGTCACTGAAAGGGAACTGGGAAACAA GTACATCTTCAGTTGCAATGCCCTCGTCCCTCTCTCTCCAAAGAGGGATGAGTTCTTGACCTTTGAGTGCACAAAGGCCATCGAGAGCTTCGCCAGTAAAGCTCGAAGCCTGGTGCCCGTCAAGTACGAGATTATTGTCATCACGGGTGATGAAAAGGGAGCGGGTACAGACGCCAATGTTTTCATCACTATCTACGGCTCCAATGGAGATTCGGGCAGCCGGCAACTGCGGCAGAAGTTTCGTAACCTTTTCGAGCGCGGGCGGACGGACCGTTTCCTGCTGGAAATGCTGGACATGGGAGAGCTGCAGAAAGTTCGGGTGGAGCACGACAACTCTGGTCTGAGCCCCGGCTGGCTGCTGGATCGCGTGGAAGTCACCAACACAGCCAATGGTGTCACCACCATCTTCCTCTGTGGGAAGTGGCTAGACACCAAGAGGGCTGACGGGCAGATCGCCAGGGTCTTCTACCCAAAATACTAG